The following are encoded together in the Bradyrhizobium sp. CCGUVB1N3 genome:
- a CDS encoding flavin reductase family protein → MTDLPKQPPAADPANELASDSSPIDPRDFRNALGTYATGVTIITATGPDGKPYGLTCNSFASVSLNPPLVLWSLVVYSSSLTVFQNASHFAVNVLGVSQQALANKFAKSADDKFTGVDWSPGLGNAPVLAESVANFQCRSVNRYYGGDHVIFLGAVEAYFYNRNEPLLFARGSYGRFLADDDR, encoded by the coding sequence ATGACTGATTTGCCCAAGCAGCCGCCGGCCGCAGACCCAGCCAACGAGTTGGCGAGCGACAGCTCGCCGATCGATCCCCGCGATTTTCGCAATGCCCTCGGTACCTATGCGACGGGCGTGACCATCATTACTGCGACGGGGCCCGACGGCAAACCCTATGGTCTAACGTGCAATTCGTTTGCGTCGGTGTCGCTCAATCCGCCGCTCGTGCTCTGGAGTCTCGTCGTCTATTCGTCGAGCCTGACCGTTTTTCAGAATGCCAGTCATTTCGCGGTCAACGTGCTTGGCGTCTCGCAGCAGGCGCTGGCGAACAAGTTCGCAAAATCAGCGGACGACAAGTTCACCGGTGTCGACTGGAGTCCCGGGCTCGGGAATGCGCCGGTGCTTGCGGAAAGTGTCGCTAATTTTCAGTGCCGGTCGGTCAATCGATATTACGGCGGCGATCACGTGATCTTTCTTGGAGCCGTCGAGGCCTATTTCTACAATCGAAACGAGCCGCTGCTTTTTGCGCGCGGGAGCTACGGGCGTTTTTTGGCGGACGATGATCGCTAG